The genomic segment CCCGACTCGGGGCCGTAGATCTCGGTGATGCGCCCGCGCGGGATGCCGCCGACGCCCAGCGCGAGGTCGAGGCTGAGGCTGCCCGTCGAGACCGTCTGCACGTCGAGCTTGCTCTCGGCGCCCAGCCGCATGATCGAGCCCTTGCCGAACGCCTTCTCGATCTGGCTCATGGCCGTCTCGATGGCCTTGGTGCGCTCCTTGCTGTCGCCGGGCGTGCCGAGTTCCTTGGTGATGTCCTTGCTCATGGCGTCTCCTCTGCGGGGATAGATGGCGTGTTCTGTTCTTGCTCCCTCCCCCCTGGTGGGGGAGGGCTGGGGAGGGGGGGCGACGTGGCGACCGTCTCCGGTCCTGCCGTCCCTGCCTCCCCCCTCAGCCGGAAGGTGCTCTCGGTGTCGTAGACCGGGCCGGTCTTACGGAGGGTGCTGCGGATGAGCGCAGCGTTCCCCGCCTGCCAGCCCAGATCGAAGGTCAGGGGCGGCACGCGCGGCGCCGGGCCCTTCTTCCGCGCGAGGGTGATGTGGGCCCGGAAGGGCAGGTCGTCCGTCTCGATCCCGAGGTCCCGGAGACCCTGCCGCAGGGCGCCCGCGAGGTCGTCCAGCCCCTCCGCCTCCACCTTCACGAACCAGACGCGCGGGCTGCCCTCGTTGGGAAAATAGCCGGT from the Deinococcus planocerae genome contains:
- the thpR gene encoding RNA 2',3'-cyclic phosphodiesterase gives rise to the protein MSVEEPETAPQPQEAAPAPRPQRPPRQEDGHKGQERTLRMFYAFKVPSDVAAPLAEAQRHLKGNWRPVRADQFHVTLAYLPSVPPERVTDLKRLGAALTQDVPPLNIRLRGTGYFPNEGSPRVWFVKVEAEGLDDLAGALRQGLRDLGIETDDLPFRAHITLARKKGPAPRVPPLTFDLGWQAGNAALIRSTLRKTGPVYDTESTFRLRGEAGTAGPETVATSPPLPSPPPPGGREQEQNTPSIPAEETP